The proteins below come from a single Methanobacterium sp. genomic window:
- the mfnA gene encoding tyrosine decarboxylase MfnA produces the protein MEDKGIPKEQIYQMLRKYKEKDLTHRSGRILGSMCTCPHPVGVRAYSMFLESNLGDPGLFPGTKALEDEVIAMLGGLLGKKDVHGHVITGGTEANLMAMRAARNTRNLKHPEIIVPRSAHFSFKKAADMLCLDLKMADLDENYRMDISSVEELISDNTVAIVGVAGTTELGKIDPIEDLSRICLEQNIYLHVDAAFGGYSIPFLKEAGYDLPEFDFSLPGVSSITIDPHKMGLAPIPTGGILFRKHEYLEAIAVETPYLTEDLQSTVVGTRTGAATAATWALLKHLGREGYREVATNCMEITHKLAEGVKEAGFELATTPELNIVPFYSPDIPVKEIARRLEAKGWAVSLASYPRAIRIIVMPHLKLEHIEMFINDLNEI, from the coding sequence ATGGAAGACAAGGGAATACCCAAAGAGCAGATATACCAAATGCTCAGGAAATACAAGGAAAAAGACCTCACACATCGTTCAGGCAGAATACTGGGATCCATGTGCACCTGCCCCCACCCTGTTGGAGTAAGGGCCTATTCCATGTTTCTCGAATCGAACCTGGGAGATCCAGGACTCTTTCCAGGAACCAAAGCCCTGGAAGATGAGGTAATCGCCATGCTTGGCGGATTACTGGGGAAAAAAGACGTCCATGGGCATGTTATTACAGGAGGAACGGAAGCCAACCTCATGGCCATGAGAGCTGCTCGTAACACGAGAAACTTGAAACATCCTGAGATCATAGTCCCTAGATCCGCACACTTCTCCTTCAAAAAAGCAGCAGACATGCTATGTCTGGATTTGAAAATGGCCGACCTGGATGAGAATTACCGGATGGATATCTCCTCAGTGGAGGAACTGATTTCAGATAATACGGTGGCCATTGTGGGAGTGGCAGGAACCACAGAACTTGGGAAAATAGATCCAATAGAAGATCTTTCCAGAATTTGCCTGGAGCAAAATATCTATCTCCATGTGGATGCTGCTTTTGGTGGTTACAGCATACCATTCCTGAAAGAAGCAGGATATGATTTACCTGAATTCGATTTCAGCCTGCCTGGAGTTTCATCCATAACCATAGACCCTCATAAGATGGGTCTTGCCCCGATCCCCACGGGTGGAATTCTTTTCAGGAAACACGAGTACCTGGAAGCAATAGCTGTTGAAACACCATACCTCACTGAGGATCTCCAGTCCACAGTGGTGGGCACCCGCACAGGTGCAGCCACAGCAGCTACATGGGCCTTATTAAAACACCTGGGCCGGGAAGGATACCGGGAAGTTGCCACTAACTGCATGGAAATTACCCATAAACTGGCTGAAGGTGTTAAAGAAGCAGGATTTGAACTGGCAACTACGCCAGAACTGAACATTGTTCCATTTTATTCACCTGACATTCCAGTAAAAGAAATTGCCCGAAGACTTGAGGCTAAAGGTTGGGCAGTGTCATTGGCATCATACCCCAGGGCCATAAGGATCATTGTTATGCCTCATTTGAAACTGGAACATATTGAAATGTTTATCAATGATTTAAATGAAATTTGA